The genomic interval GTAAAAGCGGGCCCGCCTCTGGCCATCAAAGAACCCACCAGTGTGCGCACGGCCCCCGCCGTCGTCGGAGGGAGGGGCCATGACAGCGTGCGAAGCGTGCGGTTCTCGCCACCGAAAGGCCGTCCGTCCCTGACCACCAAACGGTCGAAGGGCTCAAACAGGATCCAACCCGTCCTCACGTGTCCACCTCCTCGCCGGCGCGGATCTCAACGTTCTGCCACGCCTCAGGTTCCGCGTGACTTGCCAACCAGTGACCAAGTTTCAACCACGAAGCGCAATCCTGAAGCGCGGCGGTTGCCGCTCCATCCTGCAGAGCTTGCCGCGCGAGGAGACGCGATCGAAACAGTGAGGTGATGTCGTCCATGACGTCGTCGGCAAGCCGGCGCTCACCCGCCACCGTCCGTCGAGACAGTGCTCGCCGCAGTTCACCCGCCACGATGTCCTCGTCCGCGGCGCCGCCGTACAGGCGACCAATCTGCTCAAGGACATATCCTGTGGTGTGCGCAATCTCCGACCTCTGATGCCACGCGGCCAGCCGCTCCATGCGCGGCACAGGGTCTTCGTCCCATCGGCACCGAACCCGAATCGGATCGCCGCCCGAACGCGTTTGCACGAGCACGCAGAGACCATTTCGGTCCGGCTCCTTGGCCTCATGCTCCGCCTGTTGCGCGAGCTGGCGAAGATAGCCCAGGTCTTCCCGGCAATATCCAATGGCGATCCCAACAGATAAGGAAGGCTTGTCACTCGCGGCGGCGGATGCCACCTCCTCTTCGAAAAGCTTCCGCAGTGCGTCTGCAGCCCGCAGGCAAGTTTCGATGGGCAGGAACGCGAACACGTCGTCGCCGCCCGCGTAGACCGGAACCCCACGGTGTTGGACGATCACGTCCTGCGCCCGCCGCGCGAACTCCGACACGCGATAGCTGAAGTTCGAATGGTCGTCGGAAGTTGTCATTCGGTCGATTTGAACGCCCATCCGATCTCCATCGGCCATCAACACGGCGAGATAGGGCTGAGGCGAGCGTCGCCGAATCTCTTGCAACCGAGTCACCACGCGCTTTAGCTCATCCGCCAGACTGGGATACCGCTCCTGCAACTGCCGGAACTCTTCTTGCTCAAAAAAGCCTTCCAAGAGGGCCTTCCCATCGTATGGGAAATTTTTGTAATGATCCGGCACATAGACCTCGGATCCGTCGCGGCCCCGCGTGGATGACACCACGTCCAATTCAGGTGCCTCTTTGAGGACGCGTTCCAATGTCTCGGAGACCCGCCCGAGTTGCGCTCGAAAGCGCTCGTCGGACATGCCCGCCTGAATCCAGCTGTCCACAGCGACGCGCACGACCGACGGATAAGGGCGCTGACCACTTAGGCGTTTGATGAGCCCCATCGCGTCGAGAGCTTCCCCGGGTCGGATGCCCATTCTCCGCAGCGCACGTTCGATTAAGGCGTCGTTCGTGGAGATGCGGAGGACCGATTCTCGAACGCCGTCCAAGCTCGATTTCGGCACTCGCGCCCCTTCGTTGGGATCAAAGTTCCGAAGCATCTTGCGGCTCGCCAGAATGCCTTCAACGCGCCGCCGGTCGCGATCGTATGTACCCGTCATCGGCACCCACGCCGCGTAGAATTCGAGAAAGTCATCGACCTGACGGAAAAAGAGCGCTTCGTCGAACACATCGCGGCAGGATGAAAGCTCCCTTTGCAGGGCTTGAACTGCTGTTTGTGCCTTTTCACGTAACCACGTGGTAGCGGCTTGATGAGCCCGGTCCAGGACACGAACCACGGACTCTCCTTCGAACACGGCCAGGATTTTATTCGCGACAGCCTGAGAGCCGCTCAAGCTCTCCTTGTGCGGGAAGATGAGCGTGGCACCGTCATCCACGAGGCTTGTTGCGACGCACTTGGACACGTCGGATAGCAAATAAGACCCGAACCACAGATCTCGTGTTCGACGCGCCGCTTGGACGAAATCCTGTACCGGTCCCAGGGCGATGGAAAGCAGATACTTCTGCAAGTACACCACGTCCTTCAAGTAGCGTCGGAACGATAGAGAACCTCAAAACCTTGCTTGCGCAGATGGCGAAGAAAATCCTCCAACGCGTCACCCGTCTTCTCGAACCGCACCTCGCCCCCCTCCAGGGCCTTGAAACGGTCTTCCATCGCTGAGAGCGCGGCTGTTGCGGGCACGGTGATCGGAGCCATCGAACCTACTTTCAGAGACATTCGAACAAATCCATGCTCCTGGTGCGATGGCAGCGGGGACTCGAGCCAAACGCACATCGGGTAGACGGCGTCGCCGATGCGGACCGGTCTCAAGATGAAAGGACTGGGAAGTCGACCCAACAAAGGATTCGCACTTTTGTCCGGCCTCAGTTCGGCGTTCGGCGTCGACTCACCCTTAAATTGGAATATAACTGGAAGACCAAGCACGGCACGCGGAAACCGTAATGCTCCGTTCTTCGGGTTGCCTCGGCCGCGATGAATGGCCCGGATGACGCTGGCCTCGGGCCACGGGGTCTTCGTGAAGCTACGCGTTGGCCCGTTCTTCGGCTGTCTGGGTTGTCGATATTGCCGCAAGGTCTGTAGACAATCTTCCCACGCGTCCCACACGGTCGATCTCGCCATGTTTCTCCGCGGACGCTGGTTTGGCGATTGAACGAGCACTGCGCGGACGCAGGGCAGACATGCGGATGGATGCGAACGAATGTGCTCTCGAAAATCGTCCAGACGACCAGGGACATCATCTGAGGTCAATGCACCAAAACCACGCCGCCAACGCATGCCAAGTCCCCCAAAATGAATCCATCTCCAGAGAGCCTCGCGAATTTCCTGTTCAACTTGAAATCTTGCTCCTTCGACGCTTTTAATCAGTTCACGAGCCCAGGAATTCCAAACGATAGTAACAAGAAAAGAACCCATGCCGACTTCCGACACGGCGCCCGGTGGATCGCTGTTCTGCTCCTGCAACGGAAAGGCAGCGTAAGCAATGGACAACGACCCACTTTGGTTTCCCTGTACATCCATAATGGAAGCCAAGCCTTGGACGACGTCTTTTAGTTTCTTGTGTCTGACATTGCAATTCTTCCATTCTTTGTTTTGCACCCGCACAACCACCAAACCGGCGCGACTGGTACTTCCCCAAATCCAGGCTTCTCGGATGCGCAATCGTTCGGTCGGATCGAGCTCTTCCATAGACGGCAAGTTGGAAAGCGAGCGTTTGCGCGCCTCCTCTTCCCGCAATTTATCAATCCACTGTTCTAGTGGTCCAGGTTGAGACACCGTGCGCCACCAAAACCGCAGGTGTCCGCGCACCGTCTCCCCGCGCACGGGATGGCTCCGGTCTACTCTTTGGGAGTGCACGCCCGCGCCAATCACAGGCGTAAGTGTAGTGACTCGAGCGCTCGCGAGAATCTCGCAATGTTCGACGATGGTGGGAAGTTGCACATCGGGCACCTTACTCATGCGCAATCTCCTCTCGATCTTCCGTCCACTGCGCCAGTCGTTCCATCGATTGCACAAGGTTGGATCGGAATGTCTGTTCGCGCGTCTGCTGAGGGTCTCTTTGGAAGAACCCGTGGTGCAACTGATTTCTCATATCCGAAATCGTTGAAATGTCCTGAGAGAACTCGGCGAGAAAAGCATGCACCAAATCCCATCGTTCAACAGGGATGGACTCTAATTTCAACTGGCCAGCAGCATCGTCTTCGGAGGTAGTTTCCCTCCATCCTTCTTCACTTCTCGCTGCTCGCAACAAGGCCTCGCGCTTCGCCTTGTCAAACACGTCTTCTCCGGCCAATTCGCACGCGTGCGTGGCATACAACTCGCGCATCGTTGTATACGCCTGATGAATCATCCCGCGATCTAGATACCAACGAGTCATCGCAAGCATGAGTGGCACCCACTCCGTCTGGCATAGTGGCTCAATTTGCTCCCGCGCCTGATGCAGAATTCTCAGCAGCGGATAAAAACTGGCTGTACCCTCCGCGGGCTCGGCGAAACGGCGCTGACACTCATCCAAAGCGTCGAGAGCCCTCCTGGCAGCACAAGATACCTCGTGATGCTTCGTAAGGCGCATCGTTTCCCACAAGACATTCCACTTTCTAGCAAACTTCTGAAGCGGCGATAAGAAAGAGGCTTGCGTTGGACTTCTCCTCGCGACGGAACTTTGAATTTCCCTCACCAAGCGCTCCACACCGCTCGCGTCCGGGCCCTTGAGAGCACGGGACATCTCAAGAACCCACTCCTGCAATTGTGCAAGGGCTGTTAGGTCAAGGACGTCACCCGTATCCGCACCATAAAGAATGAGATCCAATTGGATCCCTTGGATGACGTGCGTGTAATGAAGCAACGTGAGCACGAGCATCGGGAAGTATCGAAAGGAGTGTGTAACGTCCACAGCAATGTGCACGTCAGCCCCTCTTTCCGACGCTTGGGCCAACATGCCCACCAACGTATCGAAATTGCGCCACACACTTTGATCACACTGCTCTTGGTCGAACCCCACCTCGTGAATGGCGATTCCCATGCGTTCGGCCTGAGTGTAAAGTTGATCGTGAAGCGTCGCCTCGCCTTCTTCGGGCGGTTTTACCCAGTTCTCCCGAGCTCGTTCGGTCAACACCACCCAAACTTCATCGGGACGAAATGGGATTACCCCGCGCCGCATCCACTCGAGCGCCGTAACCTGAAAGTAATGGCTGTTGGAGACCTCGTCCTCCCATCTGTAGTCCACTTTTCGAGGTGAGCTTCTCCCGACAAACGTGAGAAAGATGTTTTGGGCAGCCATCGTCTTCCTCCTCTTCAGGATCTCACGCTTGGACTCCAAAGCTCTTCGACGTCGTAACCATCTCCCGTCCGAACGACTTTCACGCGCTCGTAGGCGTACCGATGAGCTTTGGGCCTTCGGAGTTGCCGCTCGTATTCGTCATGGTTCGCGTAGGCAGCATAAACGCGCTGAACAATGCCCTTTTCGTAAAAGAGTCGGTACGGGTTGTCGCCGTCGTCGAACACGAAGTGACCGTTTTTCAACTCCGTCTTGCTCTCCCTCAATTGAGGGTCTCGCGCGAATTTGAAGATTCGGTCACGCAGCTCGGCAGAGTTGATCACCGCCTCTTTCACTTCCTTCGTCATATCCACCACAGCGGCATCATGCTCAAACGCGAAGAGCAGCAGACTGCCTGTGCCGTTCAACGCGCACACGTCATCGACTGCGTCGATGTATCCGAGCCGCAGCAAGCTTTGATACTCCGCTCGATCTTTCCACTCTCCCACATTTGCACCGTAGCGCAGGTGAGCGAACACCTCATAGTTGGCCTCTACGACGCGAGTGTCCAACTCAAAAGGCAATGGATGCATGACGAGGATGGAAGAGCTTTGCTCATACTTGTATATCAAGGGCAGGCGGTAGATGAACGCCATGGCTGAAGTGTATGGCGTGATGGCTTTATATCCGGAGGTCACGTTGATGAGCACGGTCGGATCGTTGGGATCGTTCGGAAACTCCTCATCCACGATCTTGTGAATTCTCTCCAAGAACGACGGCAATCCTTTTCTAAGAAAGGCGACGCTATGATAGGGATCCAATCCTTGAATTCGATCCTGCTTTTCATTGAAAATACATTCGCCACCTTGCTCTTCCGTGACCTGCTGAATGGCCTTTGCCGCGAGGACCGCTTCATGAGAATCCGGCACGAGCAGGTGATGCTCAATGTAGTCCTTTTTATATGTCGGTAAATTCTGCGCACCACGATAGATGGACATCTCAACGGACCTATCTGGATAGGCCGTCAGGTTCGCAACCAATTGAGGATACGCATGCTCTCCCCATTGCTCCTTCGGAATGCCATTCCACGCCGACACACCGACAACCGAGACCAGCCGACGCCTCTTCGGCACGTTCGCTCACCCACTCACATGAATCACCTGATCGCCATGCAAAATTCGACGAGAACATCCGAAATCCTTCCTCGTGTCGGCAACATTTTCTGATTTCGGCTTGCCACGGAAAGGAGACGCGATCGTCCTCCCATTCCCGCGCTATAATGAAACCGTTACCGAATCGAGGTGAGGAGCATGAATCGCAACTGGCTGCGCATCCTCTCCATCGCCATCCCGGTGGCGTGCCTCGTGGTCTCGGCCATCACGGCGCGCTGGGGCCTTCTGTTCCTGTGCATCACCCCCGCGTTTCTCCAGTGGGGCTTTGGCATCGGTGAGCGCAAGCGGAAACAGGGGGATGATCAACAAAACCCGCCATGGGGCGGGTCATGAACGCCGATCTTTTCGGTTGTCGCGCTCCGCTTGCGCACTTCTCCAGATAAACAACCCCAGCATGGCGAGGCCCAGGAGCTCAAACATCGCTTGCATGACACACACCTCGCATGGAAAGGATGGCGCCCGGTGGGCAACCGTATCGCTCTGTTTTACGCCGTGACGGCGCTGTACTGGTTTTCGACCTACACGTACGTTCCGCTCCTGTCGCCGTACGTCGTTGCCATCGGGGGCTCACTCAGCATGGCGGGCATGGTGGTGGGATCCTATGGCTTCTCGCAGATGCTCGTGCGGGTGCCTATCGGGGTGTGGTCCGACAAGGTCCGAAGCCGCAAGCCGTTCGTCGTCGCGGGCGGCGCCGTCGGCATGCTGTCGAGCCTGGGCTTCGCCGTCACGCACTCCGTCCTGTGGGCGCTCGTGTTCCGCCTCCTCGCCGGCATCGCGGCCGGCTGCTGGGTGGTCTTCACCGTGCTCTACGCGAGCTACCACCAGCCCGACGAGGCTCCGAAGGCAATGGGCGTCCTCAGCTTCTACACATCCATCGGGCAGCTCGCGGCCTCGACGCTGGGCGGCGTAATCGCAGAACGATACGGTTGGCACGCGGCCTTCTGGCTGGGCGCCGCCGGTGGACTCGCGGCCACACTCCTCGCCTGTTTCGTCGTCGACAAGCCTCCCGCGCGCGATCACGGCGGTATCCGCGTCGCCGAGATGCTCACGGTCGGGCGGGATCGCATTGTGCTCGGCGTGTCGTTCCTCGCGGTCCTCGCACAGGTCGTCACCTTCACCACGATGTTCGGCTTCACGCCGGAGCAGGCGACGCACCTCGGGGCGAACAAGGCCGATCTCAGCTGGCTTACCCTCGCGGCCACGCTCCCGAACGCCATCGCGTCGTATTTCAGCGGCAGCCTGTTCTCGCGCTGGATGGGCGAGCGGAACGTGGTGGCGAGCGGATTTGCCATCGCGGCGCTGTTCACCGCGGCCATCCCGCTCTGCCACGCCCTTCCGCTCCTGTATGCAACCCAGGCCGTGAACGGCTTTGGCCAAGGGCTCTGCATGCCCGTGCTCATGGGCCTCGCCATCCGCCACATCGACGCGAGCCGCCGAGCCACGGCGATGGGCTTTTATCAGGCCATCTACGCCGTCGGCATGTTTGGCGGGCCCGCGGTCGTCGGCTGGCTGGGCGATCACGTCGGCCTGAGCCGCGGGTTCCTCGCCGTCGCCGCGACGAGTGTGGTCGCCTGCGCCCTCACGTTCGCGCTTGCGCCCGGGCGCGCGGCACGTCAGGTGGTCACGCGCTCCAGCTGATCGCGCAGGGTGTTCACGTCGATGAAATGCATGCCGGCCACCATGCGCAGCTCGGACGCGATGAATCCTGCGGTGGAGAGCACGATAAACTTTTTCCCGCGGGCCCGCAACAACTGCAGGGCCCGCTCAAAGTCGCCGTCTCCACTGACAAGGATGGCCATGTCGTAGTTTTCGATGGTGTTGAACATGTCCAGCACAATTTCGATGTCCAGGTTGGCCTTCCTCGTGATGGACCCATCCTCCTGGACGATTTCCTTGATGTCTTTGGTCACGATGGAATACCCGCTGTACGCGAGCATGTCGAGGTACTTCTGCTCTCTGACGTCGCTCGGAGAACTTCTTCCTATATAGTAGAACGCGTCCACCAGTTCGCCCTTGCTCTTGGCCCACTCCAACAACTTCTGCGCGTC from Alicyclobacillus acidocaldarius subsp. acidocaldarius DSM 446 carries:
- the cas10 gene encoding type III-B CRISPR-associated protein Cas10/Cmr2, with translation MVYLQKYLLSIALGPVQDFVQAARRTRDLWFGSYLLSDVSKCVATSLVDDGATLIFPHKESLSGSQAVANKILAVFEGESVVRVLDRAHQAATTWLREKAQTAVQALQRELSSCRDVFDEALFFRQVDDFLEFYAAWVPMTGTYDRDRRRVEGILASRKMLRNFDPNEGARVPKSSLDGVRESVLRISTNDALIERALRRMGIRPGEALDAMGLIKRLSGQRPYPSVVRVAVDSWIQAGMSDERFRAQLGRVSETLERVLKEAPELDVVSSTRGRDGSEVYVPDHYKNFPYDGKALLEGFFEQEEFRQLQERYPSLADELKRVVTRLQEIRRRSPQPYLAVLMADGDRMGVQIDRMTTSDDHSNFSYRVSEFARRAQDVIVQHRGVPVYAGGDDVFAFLPIETCLRAADALRKLFEEEVASAAASDKPSLSVGIAIGYCREDLGYLRQLAQQAEHEAKEPDRNGLCVLVQTRSGGDPIRVRCRWDEDPVPRMERLAAWHQRSEIAHTTGYVLEQIGRLYGGAADEDIVAGELRRALSRRTVAGERRLADDVMDDITSLFRSRLLARQALQDGAATAALQDCASWLKLGHWLASHAEPEAWQNVEIRAGEEVDT
- the cmr1 gene encoding type III-B CRISPR module RAMP protein Cmr1, which gives rise to MSKVPDVQLPTIVEHCEILASARVTTLTPVIGAGVHSQRVDRSHPVRGETVRGHLRFWWRTVSQPGPLEQWIDKLREEEARKRSLSNLPSMEELDPTERLRIREAWIWGSTSRAGLVVVRVQNKEWKNCNVRHKKLKDVVQGLASIMDVQGNQSGSLSIAYAAFPLQEQNSDPPGAVSEVGMGSFLVTIVWNSWARELIKSVEGARFQVEQEIREALWRWIHFGGLGMRWRRGFGALTSDDVPGRLDDFREHIRSHPSACLPCVRAVLVQSPNQRPRRNMARSTVWDAWEDCLQTLRQYRQPRQPKNGPTRSFTKTPWPEASVIRAIHRGRGNPKNGALRFPRAVLGLPVIFQFKGESTPNAELRPDKSANPLLGRLPSPFILRPVRIGDAVYPMCVWLESPLPSHQEHGFVRMSLKVGSMAPITVPATAALSAMEDRFKALEGGEVRFEKTGDALEDFLRHLRKQGFEVLYRSDAT
- a CDS encoding TM1812 family CRISPR-associated protein, coding for MAAQNIFLTFVGRSSPRKVDYRWEDEVSNSHYFQVTALEWMRRGVIPFRPDEVWVVLTERARENWVKPPEEGEATLHDQLYTQAERMGIAIHEVGFDQEQCDQSVWRNFDTLVGMLAQASERGADVHIAVDVTHSFRYFPMLVLTLLHYTHVIQGIQLDLILYGADTGDVLDLTALAQLQEWVLEMSRALKGPDASGVERLVREIQSSVARRSPTQASFLSPLQKFARKWNVLWETMRLTKHHEVSCAARRALDALDECQRRFAEPAEGTASFYPLLRILHQAREQIEPLCQTEWVPLMLAMTRWYLDRGMIHQAYTTMRELYATHACELAGEDVFDKAKREALLRAARSEEGWRETTSEDDAAGQLKLESIPVERWDLVHAFLAEFSQDISTISDMRNQLHHGFFQRDPQQTREQTFRSNLVQSMERLAQWTEDREEIAHE
- a CDS encoding MFS transporter; this encodes MGNRIALFYAVTALYWFSTYTYVPLLSPYVVAIGGSLSMAGMVVGSYGFSQMLVRVPIGVWSDKVRSRKPFVVAGGAVGMLSSLGFAVTHSVLWALVFRLLAGIAAGCWVVFTVLYASYHQPDEAPKAMGVLSFYTSIGQLAASTLGGVIAERYGWHAAFWLGAAGGLAATLLACFVVDKPPARDHGGIRVAEMLTVGRDRIVLGVSFLAVLAQVVTFTTMFGFTPEQATHLGANKADLSWLTLAATLPNAIASYFSGSLFSRWMGERNVVASGFAIAALFTAAIPLCHALPLLYATQAVNGFGQGLCMPVLMGLAIRHIDASRRATAMGFYQAIYAVGMFGGPAVVGWLGDHVGLSRGFLAVAATSVVACALTFALAPGRAARQVVTRSS
- a CDS encoding LabA-like NYN domain-containing protein; the protein is MRVSLFVDGANYYYMQRDKLKWTIDAQKLLEWAKSKGELVDAFYYIGRSSPSDVREQKYLDMLAYSGYSIVTKDIKEIVQEDGSITRKANLDIEIVLDMFNTIENYDMAILVSGDGDFERALQLLRARGKKFIVLSTAGFIASELRMVAGMHFIDVNTLRDQLERVTT